In Pelecanus crispus isolate bPelCri1 chromosome Z, bPelCri1.pri, whole genome shotgun sequence, the following are encoded in one genomic region:
- the MBLAC2 gene encoding acyl-coenzyme A thioesterase MBLAC2, whose amino-acid sequence MSALEWFAHKPLGGGIFWIQERFYESGNRANIWLVRGSQRDVVIDAGLGLRSLPDYLRAAGLLAPPDGAGPRPLLAVATHVHFDHSGGLQHFEEVAVHSAEAAALQRGDNYEAVTWLSDREVARPPRPGWRARQFRVPPVRPTRLLQEGDVISLGDRQLTVMHMPGHSRGSICLHDKDQKILFSGDVVYDGSMIDWLPYSRISDYVVSCQRLMELVDRGLVEKVLPGHFNIFGAERLYRLASNYISQAGVCHKVSTCAMRSIASIALRITNSRVTS is encoded by the exons ATGTCGGCGCTGGAGTGGTTCGCTCACAAGCCCCTGGGCGGCGGCATCTTCTGGATCCAGGAGCGCTTCTACGAGTCGGGCAACCGGGCCAACATCTGGCTGGTGCGGGGCTCGCAGCGGGACGTGGTGATCgacgcggggctggggctgcgcaGCCTGCCCGACTACCTGCGGGCCGCCGGGCTGCTGGCGCCGCCGGACGGGGCCGGTCCGCGGCCGCTGCTGGCCGTCGCCACCCACGTCCACTTCGACCACTCGGGCGGGCTGCAGCACTTCGAGGAGGTGGCGGTGCACAGCGCCGAGGCGGCGGCCCTGCAGCGGGGCGACAACTACGAGGCCGTCACCTGGCTGTCGGACCGGGAGGTggcgcggccgccgcggcccggctgGCGAGCCCGGCAGTTCCGCGTCCCGCCCGTCCGGCCCACccgcctgctgcaggagg GGGATGTGATCAGCCTTGGAGACCGACAGCTTACTGTCATGCACATGCCTGGTCATTCAAGAGGCAGTATTTGCTTACACGACAAAGACCAGAAGATTTTGTTCAGCGGAGACGTGGTGTACGACGGATCCATGATTGACTGGCTTCCCTACAGCAGAATAAGTGATTACGTTGTAAGCTGCCAGCGCCTCATGGAGTTAGTGGACAGAGGTCTTGTGGAGAAGGTACTGCCTGGGCATTTTAACATATTTGGGGCAGAAAGGCTGTATCGTTTAGCTTCCAACTATATTTCACAAGCTGGAGTTTGTCACAAGGTTTCTACTTGTGCCATGAGATCCATTGCAAGCATAGCACTTCGCATTACAAATTCAAGAGTCACTTCTTAG
- the POLR3G gene encoding LOW QUALITY PROTEIN: DNA-directed RNA polymerase III subunit RPC7 (The sequence of the model RefSeq protein was modified relative to this genomic sequence to represent the inferred CDS: substituted 1 base at 1 genomic stop codon): MAGSGRGRGRAAFTFNIEAIGFAKGAALPDVMCTPPPPFPSTDNKPVPLKTGEDEDYMLALKQDLRGTMKKMPYFLAVEEDREAIERYSRKYHDSEKEHAMWTPDWRRLPREMKPKKKTKKAGAKPKKTKSSEPQSNLDVLKKIEEIAFXQELEKKDDEEEKSEDEKDKTKDKEGEDDEEAEEPEEYDEEEHEEENDYISSYFEDGDDFGAGSDDNMDEATY; this comes from the exons ATGGCTGGGTCAGGTAGAGGAAGAGGACGTGCTGCATTTACCTTCAACATTGAGGCTATTGGCTTTGCTAAAGGTGCAGCTCTACCTGATGTCATGTGTACACCTCCACCTCCATTTCCT AGTACAGACAATAAGCCAGTGCCTCTGAAAACAGGAGAAGATGAAGATTACATGTTGGCCTTAAAACAAGATCTTAGAGgaactatgaaaaaaatgccGTATTTTTTGGCAGTAGAAGAAGATCGTGAAG CAATTGAGAGGTACAGTAGAAAGTACCACGACAGTGAAAAGGAGCATGCAATGTGGACCCCAG ATTGGAGAAGACTCCCGAGAGAGatgaagccaaagaaaaagaccaaaaaag caggtgcaaaaccaaaaaagacaaaaagctcTGAGCCTCAAAGTAATCTGGATGTGTTGAAAAAAATTGAG GAGATTGCCTTCTGACAGGAGTTGGAAAAGAAggatgatgaagaagaaaaatctgaagatgagaaagacaaaacaaaagacaaagaaggTGAGGATGACGAAGAAGCAGAAGAGCCAGAGGAATATGATGAAGAGGAGCATGAagag GAAAATGACTACATTTCTTCGTATTTTGAAGATGGCGATGACTTTGGTGCTGGCAGTGATGACAATATGGATGAAGCAACATACTAG
- the LYSMD3 gene encoding lysM and putative peptidoglycan-binding domain-containing protein 3, whose translation MAGRGAGCGLQPPPVAQPAVSGHLYPFVSTAGAESEGPEEEGEVSELRPRGREKVRRSASRDRLDDIVLLTKDVQEGDTLNAIALQYCCSVADIKRVNNLINDQDFFALRSVRIPVKKFSVLTETHVSAKGRPVLRPAHCSPEVQEISPSDKFSANETAGNFLKEVDRDIEEIVKCNDTKRENLNEVVSALAAQQICFETDGKTKKCKDPYYGADWGIGWWTAVVIMLIIGIVTPVFYLLYYEVLVKADVSHHSTMESSHLFVTAASHQKQIEDGINAANIINVDN comes from the exons ATGGCCGGCAGAGGCGCCGGCTGCGGCCTGCAGCCGCCGCCCGTCGCGCAGCCGGCCGTCAGCGGTCACCTGTACCCCTTCGTGAGCACGGCGGGCGCGGAGAGCGAGGGgccggaggaggagggcgaggTGTCGGAGCTGCGGCCGCGGGGCAGGGAGAAGGTCCGGCGGAGCGCGTCGAGGGACAGGCTGGACGATATCGTGCTGCTGACGAAGGATGTCCAGGAAGGGGACACTCTGAACGCCATCGCGCTGCAGTATTGCTGCTCG gttgCAGATATCAAGAGAGTTAACAATCTTATCAACGATCAAGATTTTTTTGCTCTGAGGTCTGTCAGAATTCCAGTGAAAAAGTTCAGTGTATTGACCGAAACACATGTCTCTGCAAAAGGAAGACCAGTCCTCCGGCCTGCTCACTGTTCCCCAGAAGTGCAGGAAATATCACCTTCTGATAAATTCTCTGCTAACGAGACTGCTGGCAACTTCTTAAAAGAAGTGGATAGAGATATAGAAGAAATAGTGAAGTGTAATGATACGAAGAGAGAGAATCTTAATGAAGTTGTTTCTGCCTTAGCAGCCCAACAGATCTGTTTTGAAACTGATGGTAAAACTAAAAAATGCAAGGATCCTTACTATGGAGCAGATTGGGGTATAGGATGGTGGACAGCGGTAGTGATTATGTTGATTATTGGCATAGTAACTCCTGTCTTTTATCTCTTGTATTATGAAGTTCTAGTGAAAGCAGATGTCAGTCACCATTCGACAATGGAATCTTCGCATTTGTTTGTCACAGCAGCATCGCATCAGAAACAAATAGAAGATGGAATAAATGCAGCGAATATTATAAATGTTGATAATTGA